From Mytilus galloprovincialis chromosome 9, xbMytGall1.hap1.1, whole genome shotgun sequence, the proteins below share one genomic window:
- the LOC143045977 gene encoding ankyrin repeat and KH domain-containing protein 1-like isoform X3, with translation MQNGNQDDNSEENNEMRTVEIEQGSQTGSSSEEKSDNAPTAQSTFGPDISASDDDDNSDIGSFIMDNEIDDDQDLEPTKFLLPTEGMENANIPSIDPETHARLEALLEAAGIGKLSTADGKALTDPEVLRKLTSSVSCALDEAAQALHRMRAEQQGQIAGAEGCRSLAEACSDGDVPTVRKLLHEGGSVHETTEEGESLLSLACSAGYYELAQVLLAMKANVEDRGIKGDCTPLMEAASGGYVDIVKLLISHGADVNAQSSAGNTPLHYAACGGYEDVVQVLIEAGANVEQHNENGHTPLMESASAGHVGVARILLNAGAGINTHSNEFKESALTLACYKGHLEMVKFLLEAGADQEHKTDEMHTALMEASMDGHVEVARLLLDSGAQVNMPADSFESPLTLAACGGHVELASLLIERGANLEEVNDEGYTPLMEAAREGHEEMVALLLAHGADINAQTEETQETALTLACCGGFLDVADFLIKAGADYELGCSTPLMEAAQEGHLELVKYLLKAGSNVHAQTGTGDTALTYACENGHTDVAEVLLQHGAELEHESEGGRTPLMKAARAGYLCTVQFLISKGADVNRATSTNDHTVLSLACAGGHLAVVELLLAHGADFIHKLKDGSTMIIEAAKGGHTQVVKLLLEPPNRVLMNGSPELELLPEPQHLNEARVPTQGLGNIVPPSNPDSSTCANANFITVPPGTQNLSKKPLEKEFNIAARNNEPQILKNMQNSIKRSHNNNNGGGKVSKPSPNTTATLSTTVENVASNLEQEPDNMESDHTVDVKATERLEAIINNVMANELDNSASTREEQILRKQQILQELQKVEKELQEKAQAQLILSAHHQLEQQQQQQQLHQVLQQGAKALQNKLDAQVKRKQDELTSPDDLTLEELCIESSVDPEPSNDLDKQISNILTTDGSTAVGQIVFPNIPYDGVIPVTSSQQVEEGSQAMDNKELWARNNGNTPKRNVNKVTRTSRNNQIVTSTTSTVTTSSSIVNGILTPDQENAIAQGIPQIANPGSLTLAAYKQQIQTLSVRQQQQQQQIQVQQQQTQTIQFPQLTLTPEQQEQLLQMLSQPNFAAQQQLASQHIPIAGQQIVQQQTIGQQISQLQPYIQQQLQQQPQTVQALPQAFIPQPLIQPHLISPQQLSQQQQQQLLQQQQQAQLLQQQLQQQIKQPPPVPPATMPKNQRPKRHLYNNQTVPGMQGLETITPPPSTPLTPNPSPASPQSISPLCAPVDLDSQTESNHDTALTLACHGGHAELVSLLLSKGADIEHRDKKGFTPLILAATAGHVDVVEILLDHGADMEAQSERTKDTPLSLACSGGRFEVVELLLSRGANKEHRNVSDYTPLSLAASGGYVNIIKLLLSHGAEINSRTGSKLGISPLMLAAMNGHTAAVKLLLDMGSDINAQIETNRNTALTLACFQGRHEVVSLLVDRKANIEHRAKTGLTPLMEAASGGYVEVGRVLLDKGADVNAPPVPSSRDTALTIAADKGHYRFVELLLSRSAQVDVKNKKGNSPLWLACNGGHLDVVQLLVSAHADIDSQDNRKVSCLMAAFRKGHVKVVKWMVKHVNQFPSDQELSRYISTVQDKELAKKCQQSMEIIVSAKDRQAAEANKIASILLEELDKERESQEKKRAVAAKKREKKRQKKKEKQEKEKDPTTTKSSTPEPEIDIQEKDEVIDDIIDDPIRVAPPMATVTSTIGITLPIGNEPKYTKASRNKNNRAETTVTATESKKNKKNRREKEKPLDVDVPPVSICSVMTATPTIPIKQTTTNNSDNNNKLKRKKDRSDVSIKSGSTGIGDLDDFGTLPEKLKISDREVEKLRKSVEKTKISKLDNKHENQGKVNIEVVHQHKISPGLSSPKKGQKKEEGWKEVMRKSKRVQVSSSAISRVIGRSGCNINAIREVSGAHIEVEKQKGNGGERVITIKGPPEGTKQAHALIMALVSDPEKELNELIPKYTNKQPPQKESMYFSIDTSVPTTSSVSSSVSSTVVTSSSRSSGGGRSGLRSQASNVRLATLPASIGVWGGPPTTSTITSPRRNQQKSTSSIPAGLNQDKNVTRQLFPMESKKPIFSNPPTTSTNNSLTYTFACSSSKVTTSPSPIFSASKLDMPRSPGPPMVKVLQRPPNQKNEPLPIVSNQQQSMSNGPVQSTNAPHGTFSPFNNSFSNVADQFLKRDESAERMNFASVAAAGVVASMGNSPMSESSGLPGQMGGKSDAALQAKAPGYRPTNIRPMTPQEMEAQRIYNFVGMQGMQPVRIGVGENELNRAPGYRMPNQSPVISPRNQGELSPPSHSIGQLQPRKDEYTTPNQPLTLPKIESTLNPNAPDFTSRQPGQPQGQNIPPAMYLQSLYLAQLFNNQPGGPSNSPSMNPQSMISQQEFASLISQFVASGQAQGPPPPVPPSSGPGGFVPGPQNIQPRPFSPLQTGRPNSAPVMGVIPKVVDGSSPGPVPPSSVSPLPATPPPMMEPIKGDDRKHLRPIGGERAQRRAPGGPGQVNSMTNNFTTDYKTAVWNLASELSMQWNPVSSDVMTSVSNPPIITSSVISHGSPTPQMEDGPPPSLQNNTDFMNGPVDKSFESNVDMNFLKCAGNSLPPSFNPGPLGDHMPNMWNAPVKGQMSEPSDKGMWNSWSSQTSL, from the exons ATGCAGAATGGTAATCAAGATGataattcagaagaaaacaatgAAATGCGAACCGTTGAAATCGAGCAAGGCAGTCAGACGGGGTCATCTTCCGAAGAAAAGTCTGACAATGCGCCTACAGCTCAGTCAACATTTGGGCCCGATATATCTGCAAGCGACGACGATGATAATTCAGAT atcggATCCTTTATTATGGACAATGAAATAGATGATGATCAGGACTTGGAACCTACTAAATTCCTCTTACCAACTGAAGGCATGGAAAATGCTAACATTCCTTCCATAGACCCTGAAACCCATGCCAGACTTGAAGCTTTACTAGAAGCTGCTG GAATAGGAAAGTTGTCAACAGCAGATGGAAAAGCATTAACCGACCCTGAAGTGTTACGAAAGTTAACATCATCTGTTAGCTGTGCTCTTGATGAAGCTGCACAAGCTCTGCACAGAATGAGAGCTGAACAACAAGGACAGATAGCTGGTGCTGAAGG atgtagatCATTAGCAGAAGCATGTAGTGATGGAGATGTTCCTACTGTAAGAAAACTACTTCATGAAGGTGGCAGTGTTCATGAAACTACAGAGGAAGGAGAAAGTTTACTCTCACTAGCATGTTCAGCTGGATACTATGAACTAGCTCAG GTTCTGCTAGCAATGAAGGCAAATGTCGAGGACAGGGGAATCAAGGGAGATTGTACACCATTGATGGAGGCTGCCAGTGGGGGATATGTTGACATTGTAAAACTGCTGATTTCACATGGAGCAGATGTTAATGCCCAGTCTTCAGCTG GAAACACACCATTACATTATGCTGCCTGTGGTGGTTATGAAGATGTGGTACAGGTTCTCATCGAGGCTGGTGCAAATGTTGAACAGCATAATGAAAATGGACATACACCTCTGATGGAATCAGCCAGTGCAGGTCATGTTGGTGTTGCCAGGATTTTACTTAATGCTGGTGCTGGAATAAACACCCATTCCAATGAATTCAAAGAAAGTGCTCTTACACTGGCTTGCTACAAAG GACATCTTGAAATGGTAAAATTTTTGTTAGAAGCTGGAGCAGACCAGGAACACAAGACAGATGAGATGCATACAGCTTTGATGGAGGCATCAATGGATGGGCATGTAGAAGTAGCTAGGTTACTTCTAGACAGTGGTGCTCAG GTGAACATGCCAGCTGACAGTTTTGAATCCCCGCTGACCTTGGCAGCATGTGGAGGTCATGTAGAACTGGCTAGTTTGTTGATTGAAAGGGGAGCTAACTTGGAAGAAGTCAATGATGAAGGTTACACTCCACTGATGGAAGCTGCTAGAGAGGGGCATGAAGAAATGGTGGCTCTTCTTTTAGCTCATG GTGCTGACATCAATGCCCAGACTGAGGAAACCCAGGAGACAGCCTTGACATTGGCATGTTGTGGAGGATTCTTGGATGTTGCAGACTTTCTCATCAAAGCAGGAGCTGACTATGAACTTGGATGTAGTACACCTCTCATGGAAGCTGCACAGGAGGGCCATCTTGAACTTGTTAAATACTTGTTAAAAGCTG GTTCCAATGTGCATGCCCAGACAGGAACAGGTGATACAGCTCTGACATATGCCTGTGAAAATGGACATACAGATGTTGCTGAAGTCTTGTTGCAGCATGGAGCTGAACTT GAGCATGAATCTGAGGGAGGTAGAACACCATTGATGAAAGCTGCTAGAGCTGGGTATCTCTGTACTGTCCAGTTTCTTATCAGTAAAG GTGCTGATGTAAACAGAGCTACATCAACTAATGATCATACAGTTCTATCCCTGGCCTGTGCTGGAGGACACCTAGCTGTAGTAGAACTTCTTTTAGCACATGGAGCAGACTTCATTCATAAACTGAAG GATGGCTCAACCATGATAATAGAAGCTGCCAAAGGTGGACATACCCAGGTTGTGAAACTGTTATTAGAACCCCCTAATAGAGTCCTGATGAATGGATCACCAGAGCTTGAACTACTGCCAGAGCCACAACATCTTAATGAG GCCAGAGTACCAACACAAGGTTTAGGAAACATTGTACCACCAAGTAATCCTGATTCTTCAACTTGTGCTAACGCTAACTTCATCACTGTCCCTCCAg GTACCCAAAATCTATCAAAGAAACCACTAGAAAAGGAATTCAATATTGCTGCTAGAAATAATGAGCCACAAATTCTGAAAAACATGCAGAATTCAATCAAGAGAAGTCATAATAACAACAATGGCGGAGGAAAAGTTAGTAAACCATCACCTAACACGACAGCTACCTTATCAACAACTGTAGAAAATGTAGCCTCTAATCTAGAACAAGAACCAGATAATATGGAGTCTGACCATACGGTTGATGTCAAGGCCACTGAGAGATTAGAGGCTATTATTAATAATGTGATGGCCAATGAACTGGATAATTCCGCATCAACCAGAGAAGAACAGATTTTAAGGAAACAACAGATTTTACAAGAGTTACAGAAGGTTGAAAAAGAGTTACAGGAGAAGGCTCAAGCTCAACTGATACTTAGTGCTCACCATCAGCTAGAACAGCAACAACAGCAACAGCAGTTACACCAAGTCTTGCAACAGGGGGCAAAGGCATTACAAAATAAACTTGATGCTCAGGTTAAACGTAAACAAGATGAATTAACCTCACCTGATGATCTCACCTTAGAGGAACTGTGCATTGAATCATCTGTTGATCCAGAACCATCTAATGATCTGGACAAACAAATAAGCAATATTTTGACAACTGATGGTTCAACTGCAGTAGGACAAATTGTCTTTCCAAATATACCTTATGATGGGGTAATACCTGTGACATCTAGTCAGCAAGTAGAAGAAGGAAGTCAGGCAATGGATAATAAGGAATTATGGGCAAGAAATAATGGAAATACGCCCAAACGTAATGTTAACAAAGTAACCAGGACATCTAGAAACAATCAGATTGTAACCTCTACCACTTCAACAGTGACCACTTCTTCATCAATTGTAAATGGTATCTTAACACCCGACCAAGAAAATG CAATTGCCCAAGGTATACCACAAATTGCAAATCCTGGGTCACTGACTCTTGCTGCTTATAAACAACAGATCCAAACTTTGTCAGTGAGGCaacaacaacagcaacaacaaATACAGGTTCAACAACAACAAACTCAAACTATTCAGTTCCCACAACTAACCCTTACACCAGAACAACAAGAACAACTACTTCAGATGTTATCACAACCAAACTTTGCTGCCCAGCAACAGTTAGCATCCCAGCACATTCCTATTGCAGGGCAACAAATTGTTCAACAACAAACCATTGGACAACAAATCAGTCAACTTCAACCGTATATACAGCAGCAGCTTCAACAACAACCTCAGACTGTTCAAGCACTGCCACAGGCTTTTATACCACAACCCTTGATCCAACCTCACCTGATATCTCCGCAACAGTTGTCTCAGCAACAGCAACAACAGTTACTGCAACAACAACAACAGGCACAACTCCTTCAACAACAGCTTCAACAACAGATTAAACAGCCACCACCAGTACCACCAGCAACCATGCCCAAAAACCAACGACCAAAGCGTCATCTGTATAACAACCAGACAGTACCAGGCATGCAAGGTCTAGAGACGATTACTCCTCCACCTTCCACTCCGCTGACACCCAATCCTTCACCAGCTTCTCCACAGAGTATATCACCACTCTGTGCTCCAGTAGACTTAGATTCTCAGACAGAGAGCAATCATGATACAGCTTTAACTCTGGCCTGTCATGGTGGTCATGCTGAACTTGTCAGTTTGTTATTGTCCAAAGGAGCTGACATAGAACATCGAGACAAGAAAG GATTTACACCACTGATACTAGCTGCTACAGCAGGACATGTAGATGTGGTGGAGATTTTATTGGATCATGGTGCTGACATGGAAGCACAGTCAGAAAGAACCAAAGATACACCATTGTCTCTGGCTTGTTCTGGAGGAAGATTCGAG GTTGTGGAGTTACTTTTGAGTCGTGGTGCTAACAAGGAGCACAGGAATGTATCTGACTACACTCCCCTTAGTCTAGCTGCCTCTGGAGGATATGTAAACATCATCAAACTCTTACTGTCTCATGGTGCCGAAATCAACTCCAG GACTGGCAGTAAGTTGGGCATTTCACCTTTAATGTTGGCTGCAATGAATGGGCATACAGCTGCTGTGAAACTTCTACTTGATATGGGCAGCGATATAAATGCACAG ATTGAGACTAATAGAAACACAGCTTTGACTTTAGCATGCTTTCAAGGTCGTCATGAAGTTGTGAGTCTACTTGTGGACAGAAAAGCAAACATTGAACATAGAGCAAAG ACTGGTTTAACACCATTGATGGAAGCAGCTTCAGGTGGTTATGTAGAAGTTGGGCGTGTATTGTTAGACAAGGGAGCTGATGTCAATGCTCCCCCTGTCCCTTCATCAAGAGATACAGCTTTAACCATTGCAGCTGATAAAGGACATTATAGATTTGTGGAATTACTCTTGTCGAG AAGTGCTCAAGTTGATGTGAAGAACAAGAAAGGCAATTCTCCACTGTGGTTAGCATGCAATG gtgGACATTTAGATGTCGTACAGTTACTTGTTTCTGCCCATGCAGACATTGATAGTCAAGACAATAGAAAAGTATCATGTTTGATGGCAGCATTCAGGAAAGGGCATGTAAAGGTTGTCAAATGGATGGTTAAACATGTAAACCAGTTTCCATCAGATCAAGAATTATCTAGATACATTTCTACTGTTCAAGATAAA GAATTGGCAAAGAAATGCCAGCAGTCAATGGAAATAATTGTTAGTGCTAAAGATCGTCAAGCTGCAGAGGCAAATAAGATAGCATCTATACTTTTGGAAGAACTAGACAAGGAAAGAGAATCACAGGAGAAAAAAAGAGCTGTGGCGGCTaagaaaagagaaaagaaaagacaaaagaagAAGGAAAAACAAGAGAAAGAAAAAGATCCAACCACAAC TAAAAGTTCAACACCTGAGCCTGAAATTGATATTCAAGAAAAAGATGAGGTGATAGACGACATAATAGATGATCCGATACGGGTAGCACCACCCATGGCAACAGTAACTTCTACTATTGGTATAACGTTACCAATTGGCAATGAACCCAAGTACACCAAAGCTAGTCGTAACAAGAACAACAGAGCAGAGACTACTGTAACAGCAACCGAgtcaaagaaaaataagaaaaatagaaGAGAAAAGGAGAAACCATTGGATGTTGATGTTCCGCCAGTCTCTATATGTTCTGTTATGACAGCAACACCTACAATACcaattaaacaaacaacaacaaataatagTGATAATAACAACAAGTTAAAGAGAAAGAAAGATCGATCAGATGTATCAATTAAATCAGGTTCTACTG GTATTGGTGATCTAGATGATTTTGGTACACTTCCAGAAAAACTGAAGATCTCTGACAGGGAGGTGGAGAAGTTAAGGAAGAGTgtggagaaaacaaaaatatctaaatt GGACAACAAACATGAAAACCAAGGGAAAGTAAACATTGAAGTGGTACATCAGCATAAAATTTCTCCTGGTTTATCTAGTCCAAAGAAAGGTCAGAAAAAAGAAGAGGGATGGAAAGAAGTAATGAGGAA GTCAAAACGAGTACAGGTGTCGTCATCAGCTATAAGTCGTGTGATTGGTCGCAGTGGTTGTAATATTAATGCTATTCGTGAAGTGTCTGGAGCACACATAGAAGTAGAGAAGCAGAAAGGAAATGGTGGAGAAAGGGTCATTACTATCAA aggACCACCTGAAGGCACTAAGCAGGCACATGCTTTGATAATGGCATTGGTATCTGATCCTGAAAAAGAATTAAACGAGTTGATACCAAAGTATACTAATAAACAACCCCCACAAAAGGAGTCCATGTATTTTAGTATTGATACTTCCGTACCAACCACTTCTAGTGTCAGTTCTTCTGTTTCATCTACTGTTGTTACATCGTCTTCAAGGTCATCTGGTGGTGGAAGGTCAGGATTAAGGTCACAGGCTTCAAATGTTCGACTGGCAACACTTCCAGCTAGTATTGGTGTTTGGGGTGGACCTCCAACTACATCTACTATTACTTCACCTCGAAGAAATCAACAGAAATCAACATCGTCTATTCCAGCAGGATTAAACCAGGATAAAAATGTCACTAGACAACTTTTCCCTATGGAGAGTAAAAAACCTATATTTTCGAATCCACCAACAACTAGTACCAATAACAGTCTGACTTATACTTTTGCATGCTCTTCAAGCAAGGTTACAACAAGTCCATCACCAATATTTTCTGCGAGCAAATTAGATATGCCTCGATCCCCAGGTCCACCCATGGTTAAAGTTTTACAGCGACCGCCTAATCAAAAGAATGAACCACTGCCAATAGTTAGTAACCAACAACAATCAATGTCTAATGGTCCAGTGCAATCAACAAATGCTCCACATGGAACGTTTTCACCCTTTAATAATTCATTTAGCAATGTAGCTGATCAGTTTCTCAAGAGAGATGAATCAGCAGAACGTATGAATTTTGCAAGCGTTGCTGCAGCTGGGGTTGTCGCCTCAATGGGAAATAGTCCAATGTCTGAAAGTTCTGGTTTACCTGGCCAGATGGGAGGCAAATCAGATGCAGCTCTCCAGGCCAAAGCTCCAGGATATAGACCAACAAATATAAGACCTATGACCCCTCAGGAAATGGAGGCTCAAAGAATATACAACTTTGTTGGAATGCAAGGAATGCAACCAGTAAGAATTGGTGTTGGAGAGAATGAACTGAATAGAGCTCCAGGCTACAGAATGCCTAACCAGTCACCAGTAATATCTCCAAGAAATCAGGGAGAACTGTCTCCACCTAGTCATTCTATTGGTCAGTTGCAGCCTCGTAAAGATGAATATACCACTCCAAATCAACCACTTACTTTACCCAAGATTGAAAGTACATTGAATCCAAATGCTCCTGACTTCACATCACGGCAGCCAGGACAACCACAAGGACAGAATATACCCCCTGCAATGTATCTACAGTCTCTCTATTTAGCACAACTCTTTAATAACCAACCTG gtGGACCAAGTAATTCTCCAAGTATGAACCCACAAAGTATGATATCACAACAAGAGTTTGCTAGTCTAATAAGTCAGTTTGTTGCTAGTGGTCAGGCTCAGGGACCACCTCCACCTGTACCACCATCAAGTGGACCAGGGGGGTTTGTACCAGGCCCCCAAAATATACAACCAAGACCATTTTCACCACTACAAACAGGAAGACCTAATAGTGCCCCAGTAATGGGAGTTATTCCTAAAG taGTAGACGGTAGCTCACCTGGACCAGTACCTCCAAGTTCTGTATCGCCTTTGCCTGCCACACCTCCTCCTATGATGGAACCAATCAAGGGAGACGATCGGAAGCATTTACGGCCCATTGGTGGTGAAAGGGCTCAGCGGAGAGCACCTGGTGGACCTGGTCAAGTCAACAGTATGACAAATAATTTCACTACTGACTATAAAACAGCAGTGTGGAACCTTGCTTCAG AGTTAAGTATGCAGTGGAATCCTGTGAGCTCTGATGTAATGACTTCGGTGTCGAACCCTCCCATCATAACCTCCTCTGTGATATCCCATGGATCACCTACACCTCAAATGGAAGATGGTCCTCCACCATCTTTACAAAACAACACCGATTTCATGAATGGTCCAGTTGATAAATCATTTGAG agtaATGTAGATATGAATTTCCTGAAGTGTGCCGGAAACTCGTTGCCACCATCTTTTAATCCTGGTCCTCTTGGTGATCATATGCCTAACATGTGGAATGCCCCAGTGAAGGGGCAAATGTCTGAACCCTCTGATAAAGGG ATGTGGAATTCCTGGAGCTCTCAGACAAGTTTGTGA